A stretch of DNA from Anaerobacillus isosaccharinicus:
TTAATTGAGCTGCGGATAGCTGATTGCAAGACTACTACAAGCCCTGCCATTTTTCCTAGTAATTTTAAAGAAACGGCAACATTTCCGTTTTTAATCAACGCGCGCTCTGAATATGGAGTAATCATTTTAAAGATAAAAGTCCCGATTAAAAATAAGACTAAAGACGTTCCTAAGTAAATTAAGAAATGGTCAAATGTTTGTAAATAATAAGTTAAATTCATTTTTGTTCTCCTCTCACACCACAAGGTAGGAAATATGATAAATTATCTGTAATTTTAGCACCGGCTCGAAGACCAAAAGCGCTGGGTTTTTCATTGACGATAAAACTACCAATTAAGAGATGGGCATCTTTTTCGCCATGCTCAGTTTTGATCGTTGTTGCTGGTAATTCTACATATTTTTGATACACTTTCACATATTGATCGTATGTTTTTTCTTGTTGTGAAAAAAGTACTTCTCCTTGCAGTTTTACTTCGACAGTATCGCCTTCACGTCCGAATGCAGGTTTTGAAACGTACTTCTCCCCTGTTTCATGAAATGGTTCTTCATCTAAATAAGTCGGTAAAAAATACCGTTCGATAACTTCTAATTCTTCGTCATCAAAAAAAGAGTCACGTTGTTCATACATACCCCAGATTAAGGCCATCACAGCTTTACTTTGCATTAAAAATGCAGACACTGGATTTAACATCCCCACTTTTTTCTGGTTAACGAGCTTCAAAAATTCAATTCCAATCGGATAGTTATCAACTGTCACATCTTCTAAAAGTGCTTCCAATGGATACGTATGGCGATAAACTATATCGATTTTTTTGCCATCTGGGTCATAAACACCTTGATGAACTCCATCAGAAACGACTTTTAGGTCACGCAAAGGTACAAAAATGGAGGCTTTAATTTTTGCAGTGTTCATCAAGTATCTCATCGTTTCGCGGTCTTCAATGTCTTCTTCGTGAGCCGTAAAAACAACATACGGATGTCCTTGGATCCCAATTGAATTAGCACAATGAAACACACTATTACGAACCGCTTTTCCTAGTTCTTCTGCTTGTAAGGAATTCGGATTTTCGAGATTGAATTTTTTGCAAACGAGTTCGTTTACATCAAATAATTCACGAATGAACGTCGGTGTGTCAGAATTAAATTCAATGATCTTTGGGCCAACGGGTGTCATCACAAAATCAAATCGACCGATGACCGTTTCATATGGAAGTGAAGTCATTCGTAGAAAAGGTAATCCCTTTTCAGGAAAACCAAGATCAAGCAATGTTTCGTCAGCTACACTTCGGACTAAATAATTGGTTTTTTTAAAGATCAAATAAGCATCTTGTGTAGCCTTTTTAATCTGATCAATCTCTGTCTGGGCAAGTTCATAGCAGTCATAAAGGGCATACTCTGTACCGTAAAGACGATCCCAAAATGCTGGGATTTTCGCATAAAATTCATTCCGGTTTTGGCTATGATTATCCACCGAATGAGCCACCACTTCCCATACCAGAACGAGAACTTGAATTTACACTACTACCAGTGTTCGTATTCGTGTTCGTCTTAGGTTGCGTTACTTGTTGATTTGTTGGAGTATTATTACGATTTGTAACTCCAGCACTACCCGATCCACCGCTTCCTGCTGTCATACGGCCAGCCATAAATGCTGCCATTGTTGGAAACCAACTACCTCCATGGTAATAATGGCCATGTCGCTCGGAGCCAACTTGGGCACATTGGTAACCTTCTGCTTCTTCATCCCACTTCCACGTGTCACAATCTGCTTCACTTGGAGAAGGTAATGCAGGTACTTCCGTAACTTCAGTATTTGCATTCCTATATTCAGGGACTGCTGTTAGCTCATGTCTGTTTACTCCACACCCTGATAAAGTAGCAAGGGCCAAACTTGTTCCAACGATTCCTTTTAGTAATTTATCAGTCTTTGGCTTTCTCATTTCAACACCTCCAGTTCTAATACGAAACATTCTTTAGGAAGGTTTCAAGTCTTTTACAATTTTATCACTTCCTGTTGGTAACTGGGTTAAAAAATAAATAAAAGTGTCTTTCTTTATTAGTAAATATAGGATTTTTGGATTTTTGGTGAAAATATTTTAATTTTTTCAGGGGGAAATTAAGGGTAAGTCTTAATAAAAAGGTGGGGTATTAAATGGAAATGCATGAAATTCGTGACCAAATTATAATTGAAGATGATGATGGAAATGAAAAGGAATATAATGTTGAGGCTTTATTTGACATGGCTGATGAGTCATATGCGCTCCTTTCTTCTAATGAAGAAGTGATTTTGATGAGGATTGAAGAGTATGAAGATGAACAAACATTGGTTGGAGTTACTAATCCAGAGGAAAAAGCATCAATCTTATCAGCGTATGCCCTGGCGGTAGAAGCTGACCGTGACCCGAATATCATTTCAGACTAGAAAAACTTGTTCGTGATCGAGTATTGACCAATGAAAGGTTAATACTCGTTTTTTTTTTGAAGGACGGTAGGTTCATTAGTGAAGAAATAGTAGCAAAAAAAAGCATTGACTTCGTTCCTATAGCACTATATATCCCCTATAAAATCAAGAAAAACACCAGAAAAGAATCGTTATATATTGTCTTTTTATAAAATATTTAATAAGGATTGCCTACTCTACAAAAGCACACAATACCTTTGTTCCAAAAAACAAATACGTGGAGGTCATTATCTATGAACACATATAACCAAGGGATGCAGCAAATTAACGAATGCCGTCAATATGCTCAGCAATTAATTCAACAAACACAACAAGGAACTCAACAGTACAAGCAAATGTTGCAGCAGGAGCAACAAAATGTTCAAATGTTGGAACAAATGATTCAACGTGAGCGTCAAGCTACTCAAATCATTCAGCACACTCTTCAAGGCCATGATCAAGCAATCCAGCAATGTCAGCAAATTATTCAAACATGTAACCAATTAGAGCAAGAAATTAGAAACCAAAGTAGCCACTCTATGACTTACGGACAAAGTGCTACAGCCTCATATCAACCGATGCAACAACAAACACACCAAATGATGAACCAAATGAATATGCACCAACAGCAGCAACAACAACCTTCTACTTTCCAATCAAGTAACTATTCACAACAATAGTTAGTAAAAGAGCTGCCCATTAACTCGGGCAGCTTTACATTTCTTTTCGTTAGCAGATCAAGGCGCATCACCTTGATACATAGATATTATCAGTTATCCAAAATCGCCATGGATAGTCTTTCGCTTCACCGCTATTATTTATGCCAATTCTTGGGCCACTTGAAATAACATCCGGGTCTTTTCCAGAGGCAATATACAATGGTGGTTCTGTTAGCGGATGACCAT
This window harbors:
- a CDS encoding DUF350 domain-containing protein; the protein is MNLTYYLQTFDHFLIYLGTSLVLFLIGTFIFKMITPYSERALIKNGNVAVSLKLLGKMAGLVVVLQSAIRSSINLVDLALWAFIAIIVQIILHLVIEYVFTRNTNLAKEVEKGNVAVGLFLGGVSVLVGLIVAASISY
- a CDS encoding glutathionylspermidine synthase family protein translates to MDNHSQNRNEFYAKIPAFWDRLYGTEYALYDCYELAQTEIDQIKKATQDAYLIFKKTNYLVRSVADETLLDLGFPEKGLPFLRMTSLPYETVIGRFDFVMTPVGPKIIEFNSDTPTFIRELFDVNELVCKKFNLENPNSLQAEELGKAVRNSVFHCANSIGIQGHPYVVFTAHEEDIEDRETMRYLMNTAKIKASIFVPLRDLKVVSDGVHQGVYDPDGKKIDIVYRHTYPLEALLEDVTVDNYPIGIEFLKLVNQKKVGMLNPVSAFLMQSKAVMALIWGMYEQRDSFFDDEELEVIERYFLPTYLDEEPFHETGEKYVSKPAFGREGDTVEVKLQGEVLFSQQEKTYDQYVKVYQKYVELPATTIKTEHGEKDAHLLIGSFIVNEKPSAFGLRAGAKITDNLSYFLPCGVRGEQK
- a CDS encoding DUF1190 domain-containing protein encodes the protein MRKPKTDKLLKGIVGTSLALATLSGCGVNRHELTAVPEYRNANTEVTEVPALPSPSEADCDTWKWDEEAEGYQCAQVGSERHGHYYHGGSWFPTMAAFMAGRMTAGSGGSGSAGVTNRNNTPTNQQVTQPKTNTNTNTGSSVNSSSRSGMGSGGSFGG
- a CDS encoding DUF1292 domain-containing protein is translated as MEMHEIRDQIIIEDDDGNEKEYNVEALFDMADESYALLSSNEEVILMRIEEYEDEQTLVGVTNPEEKASILSAYALAVEADRDPNIISD